The Pelagibacterium halotolerans B2 nucleotide sequence GAGCCCGAAGCCGGGCTTTGACCGGACCGAAACGAGAAAAAACTTCTCATTTGCCCCCCGATACCCTATATCGGCGTCAGCAAAAGGGTCTCCCTTTGCCCATTCAACGGCCATTCCTGGACGGCATCCCGGTATTGGCGTCACGCAACTCCTTGTTTTCGAAAGGGATATTACGATGTCGATTACTGCTGAGCGCAAGGCTGAGCTCATCAAGGACTATGCTACAAAGGCTGGCGATACCGGTTCTCCGGAAGTTCAGGTCGCCATCCTCACCGAGCGCATCAACAATTTGACCGACCATTTCAAGACCCACGGCAAGGACAATCACTCCCGCCGCGGGCTGTTGAAGATGGTCGCGACGCGCCGTTCGCTTCTCGACTATGTCAAGCGCGGCGACGAAGCGCGGTATCAGAGCCTGATCGAACGGCTCGGCATCCGCCGCTAGAGCGTGTCCAGCAAAAGTGGAAACGGTTTTGCGGTTCGGACACGCGATAAAACAAAGGCTTAGAGCCAAGGATTTGATTCAATCAAATCCTGAACGGCTCTAGTGTTTTGAACTTCGGTGCGGGGCCGGCAACCCGGAAGCGTTCTCAGAAAAAGTGGAAACCGGTTTTTCGCTTCGAGACCGCGACCAGAAAAGGGACCGCTGGCCCCGTATCGCATCGGCAACGGGCAATGGGGCCCGTTGTCATTCTGCCGGAAGCGCCTTCGGGGGGCATGGCAGGATCGCCGGAGGCTCCGGTCACTTCTGCAACAGAAGCCTGAGCCTCTCGCCATCTTGTCCATGTTCCGGAACTTGAGGGACGCCTTTGGCGCCACCGGCGACAGGCTCTTTTCCGACGCTGCTAGCCAGCGCGTCGGGAGCCTTTCGCACAAGAAGGAATGTCTCATGACAATCAATTTCGACCACCACAAAGTCGAACTCGACTGGGGCGGGCAGCCCTTAACGCTCGAAACGGGCAAGGTCGCCCGTCAGGCCGATGGCGCCGTGCTCGCCACCCTTGGCGAGACCGTGGTTCTGGCCACCGTCGTATCCGCCAAGACGCCCAAGGCTGGCATCGATTTCTTCCCGCTCACCGTCAACTACCAGGAAAAATACTTTGCCGCCGGCAAGATCCCCGGTGGTTATTTCAAGCGCGAAGGTCGCCCGACCGAAGCCGAAACCCTCACCTCGCGCCTGATCGACCGCCCGATCCGTCCCCTGTTCCCCGCCGGGTACAAGAACGAGACCCAGGTCATCATCACCGTGCTCCAGCACGATATGGAAAATGAGCCCGACGTGCTCGCCATGGTTGCCGCCTCCGCCGCGCTCACCATTTCCGGCGTGCCTTTCATGGGCCCGATCGGCGCCGCGCGCGTCGGCTATATCGATGGCGAATACGTCCTCAACACGCCCCTGGACAAAAAGGGTGATTCCAAGCTCGACCTCGTCATGGCCGGCACCGCCGACGCCGTGCTGATGGTGGAATCGGAAGCCAAGGAGCTTTCCGAGGACGTCATGCTCGGCGCCGTGATGTTCGGTCACAGCCAGAGCCAGAAGGTGATCGACGCGATCATCAAGCTTGCCGAACTGGCCGCCAAGGAGCCCCGCGAGTTCGAGCCCGCCGACATGAGCGCGCTCGAGGGCGAAATGCTCGCGCTGATCGAAACCGAGCTGCGCGACGCCTACAAGAACACCGACAAGATGGCCCGCTACGACGCGGTCGATGCGGTAAAGGCCAAGGTCAAGGCGCACTTCATCCCCGAAGAGGGCGAAGCGGCCTATACGCCTGAACAGGTCGGTGCAGTGTTCAAGTCGCTGCAGGCCAAGGTCGTGCGCTGGAACATTCTCGACACCAAGACCCGTATCGATGGCCGCGATCTCGAAACGGTCCGCCCCATCGTGTCCGAAGTCGGCGTCCTGCCCCGCACCCACGGCTCGGCCATCTTCACCCGCGGTGAAACCCAGGCGCTGGTCGTTGCCACGCTCGGTACCGCCGATGACGAGCAGTTCATCGATTCGCTTGAAGGCACCTACAAGCAGAACTTCCTGCTCCACTACAATTTCCCGCCCTATTCGGTCGGTGAAGCCGGCCGCATGGGTTCGCCCGGACGCCGCGAAATCGGCCACGGCAAGCTCGCATGGCGCGCCATCAATCCGGTTCGCCCCACGGCGGAAGAATTCCCCTACACCCTGCGTGTGGTCTCCGAGATCACCGAATCCAACGGTTCGTCCTCGATGGCGACCGTGTGCGGCACCTCGCTGGCGCTCATGGATGCGGGCGTTCCCATGAAAAAGGCCGTCGCCGGCATCGCCATGGGCCTGATCCTCGAAGGCGAAAAATTCGCCGTGCTGTCAGACATCCTGGGTGATGAAGATCACCTCGGCGACATGGACTTTAAAGTGGCCGGCACCCATGACGGCGTGACAAGCCTGCAGATGGACATCAAGATCGCCGGCATCACCGAAGAGATCATGAAGATCGCCCTGGCCCAGGCCAAGGACGGACGCAAGCATATCCTTGGCGAAATGGCCAAGGCCATCGACACCGCGCGTTCGGAAGTGGGCGAGTTCGCCCCGCGCATCGAAACGCTCAAGATCCCGACCGACAAGATCCGTGAAGTGATCGGCACCGGCGGCAAGGTGATCCGTGAGATCGTCGAAAAGACCGGCGCCAAGATCAACATCGAAGACGATGGCACGGTCAAGGTTTCCTCGTCCGACGGCAAGCAGATCGATGCGGCCATCAAGTGGATCAAGTCGATCACCGACGAGCCCGAAGTTGGCGAAATCTACCAGGGCACAGTGGTCAAGACCGCCGATTTCGGCGCGTTCGTGAACTTCTTCGGTGCCAAGGACGGTCTGGTGCACATCTCCCAGCTCGCCGAAGAGCGCGTGGGCAAGACCACCGACGTCGTCAA carries:
- the rpsO gene encoding 30S ribosomal protein S15 is translated as MSITAERKAELIKDYATKAGDTGSPEVQVAILTERINNLTDHFKTHGKDNHSRRGLLKMVATRRSLLDYVKRGDEARYQSLIERLGIRR
- the pnp gene encoding polyribonucleotide nucleotidyltransferase; the protein is MTINFDHHKVELDWGGQPLTLETGKVARQADGAVLATLGETVVLATVVSAKTPKAGIDFFPLTVNYQEKYFAAGKIPGGYFKREGRPTEAETLTSRLIDRPIRPLFPAGYKNETQVIITVLQHDMENEPDVLAMVAASAALTISGVPFMGPIGAARVGYIDGEYVLNTPLDKKGDSKLDLVMAGTADAVLMVESEAKELSEDVMLGAVMFGHSQSQKVIDAIIKLAELAAKEPREFEPADMSALEGEMLALIETELRDAYKNTDKMARYDAVDAVKAKVKAHFIPEEGEAAYTPEQVGAVFKSLQAKVVRWNILDTKTRIDGRDLETVRPIVSEVGVLPRTHGSAIFTRGETQALVVATLGTADDEQFIDSLEGTYKQNFLLHYNFPPYSVGEAGRMGSPGRREIGHGKLAWRAINPVRPTAEEFPYTLRVVSEITESNGSSSMATVCGTSLALMDAGVPMKKAVAGIAMGLILEGEKFAVLSDILGDEDHLGDMDFKVAGTHDGVTSLQMDIKIAGITEEIMKIALAQAKDGRKHILGEMAKAIDTARSEVGEFAPRIETLKIPTDKIREVIGTGGKVIREIVEKTGAKINIEDDGTVKVSSSDGKQIDAAIKWIKSITDEPEVGEIYQGTVVKTADFGAFVNFFGAKDGLVHISQLAEERVGKTTDVVKEGDKVWVKLLGFDERGKVRLSMKVVDQETGKEKTREEADAE